Proteins from one Telopea speciosissima isolate NSW1024214 ecotype Mountain lineage chromosome 1, Tspe_v1, whole genome shotgun sequence genomic window:
- the LOC122650718 gene encoding lisH domain-containing protein C1711.05-like has translation MAAASSPECIRGQTPVPEKATTEGFEKPGQLSPKLVEESNEMEKTDVQQSSPDIFGDKKLSGNSEGQAGSSSDSGSDSNSGSDSGSQSRSVGKSSSPAGSGSESSSTDSESNGSSSSKEGMPSQPSAGRRRDALFSDTPHHLSPHRLNQDSHEDHAIQPGQRSLEISARGKAPDRTDRSNKYVENLGRGLKLSEKNSVVPDESNGSAFRSMHAHEKGSMPREKHDEDSCAYEKLMNKNVRKSVNGDRSSLLSNMQYRNHVEQVGKSKDAGHMLHPDMGPLPMHNNRSDEEKSPVVNGRGALLGRELSDLELGELREPMPGEETQVVKKQFERKTSFKLSKNKHKCFK, from the exons TTCACCTGAGTGCATCCGTGGTCAAACCCCTGTCCCAGAGAAAGCTACAACTGAAGGATTTGAGAAGCCAGGCCAGTTGAGCCCTAAACTAGTAGAAGAATCAAATGAGATGGAGAAAACCGATGTTCAACAAAGTTCTCCTGATATCTTTGGTGATAAAAAACTTTCTGGCAATAGTGAAGGGCAGGCAGGTAGCTCTAGTGACAGTGGAAGCGACAGTAACAGTGGAAGTGACAGCGGAAGCCAGAGTAGAAGTGTAGGAAAAAGCAGCAGCCCCGCTGGAAGTGGAAGTGAGAGCAGCAGTACTGATAGTGAAAGTAATGGTTCTTCTAGCAGCAAGGAGGGAATGCCATCTCAACCATCAGCTGGGAGGAGAAGGGATGCTCTGTTCTCCGACACTCCCCATCATTTATCTCCTCATAGGTTGAACCAGGATTCCCACGAGGACCATGCCATACAG CCAGGTCAAAGATCTCTCGAAATCAGTGCTCGAGGAAAGGCTCCAGACAGGACGGATAGATCCAACAAATATGTAGAGAACTTGGGGCGTGGTCTTAAACTATCTGAAAAGAATTCTGTTGTCCCCGATGAATCGAATGGGTCGGCTTTCAGGAGTATGCATGCACATGAAAAGGGTTCCATGCCTAGAGAAAAACATGATGAAGATAGTTGTGCTTATGAGAAATTAATGAACAAAAATGTCCGGAAAAGTGTTAATGGTGACAGATCTTCATTGCTGTCCAACATGCAGTACAGGAACCATGTTGAACAAGTGGGGAAGTCCAAGGATGCAGGCCATATGTTGCACCCAGACATGGGGCCTCTCCCTATGCATAACAATAGGAGTGATGAAGAAAAATCCCCAGTTGTCAATGGAAGAGGGGCTTTACTGGGAAGGGAGCTTTCAGATTTGGAGTTGGGTGAACTTCGTGAACCCATGCCTGGGGAGGAGACACAGGTGGTAAA